The following are encoded in a window of Rhizobium sp. WYJ-E13 genomic DNA:
- a CDS encoding UDP-glucuronic acid decarboxylase family protein — MPTEAYQEPPSASTSSRPKTILVNGGAGFLGSHLCERLLERGHQVICLDNFYTGRRVNIEHLLQNTRFRLLEHDVRQPYDVEASVIFNFASPASPPDYQRDPVGTLLTNVLGAVNTLDAARRSGATVVQSSTSEVYGDPHQNPQRETYFGNVNPIGPRGCYDEGKRSAETLFFDYHRKYGLDIKVGRIFNTYGPRMRLDDGRVVSNFIVQALSNTDITIYGDGRQTRSFCYVDDLIDGFLRFADAGENCVGPINLGNPAEITVRDLAEIILDLTNSRSRLVYLPAVADDPQQRRPDIARAREDLNRWPTTELKTGLKRTIAYFDALLTHRQVVEAV; from the coding sequence ATTCCCACCGAAGCTTATCAGGAACCTCCATCCGCATCGACATCGTCGCGGCCAAAGACGATACTGGTCAATGGAGGCGCTGGTTTCCTGGGGTCCCATCTTTGTGAGCGGCTTCTCGAGCGTGGTCATCAGGTCATCTGTCTCGATAATTTCTACACTGGCCGCCGCGTCAATATCGAGCATCTGCTGCAGAATACCCGTTTCCGGCTTCTCGAACATGACGTGCGGCAGCCCTATGATGTGGAAGCGTCCGTCATCTTCAACTTTGCTTCACCAGCCTCGCCGCCGGATTATCAGCGCGATCCCGTCGGCACCTTGCTGACGAACGTGCTTGGAGCCGTCAACACGCTGGATGCGGCCCGCCGTAGCGGTGCAACGGTCGTCCAGTCCTCGACATCGGAAGTTTACGGGGATCCACATCAAAATCCGCAGCGCGAAACCTATTTCGGCAACGTCAACCCGATCGGTCCGCGCGGCTGTTATGACGAGGGCAAGCGGTCTGCCGAAACCCTGTTTTTCGATTATCATCGCAAGTATGGCCTCGATATCAAGGTTGGCCGGATCTTCAATACCTATGGTCCGCGCATGCGCCTCGATGACGGACGGGTCGTGTCCAACTTCATCGTTCAGGCGCTCTCCAACACCGACATAACGATCTACGGTGATGGCCGGCAGACCCGTTCCTTCTGCTATGTCGATGATCTCATCGACGGTTTCCTGCGTTTCGCCGATGCTGGCGAAAACTGCGTCGGTCCGATCAATCTCGGCAACCCAGCGGAGATCACCGTGCGGGATCTTGCCGAGATCATTCTCGATCTGACCAATTCACGCTCACGCCTCGTTTACCTGCCGGCCGTCGCGGACGATCCGCAACAGCGCCGGCCGGATATTGCCAGAGCAAGGGAAGATCTGAACAGGTGGCCGACGACGGAGCTGAAGACCGGGCTGAAGCGTACGATAGCCTATTTCGATGCGCTGCTCACCCACAGGCAAGTGGTGGAGGCCGTATGA
- a CDS encoding ABC transporter substrate-binding protein, whose translation MQVNRRSFLMGTAGAAAGLAFGAGSSIPAFAEDASLRAMWWGSNDRAKRTLDVAKLYQSKTPGVTIVGESLSGDGYWTKLATQMAGRAIADVFQLEPGTISDYSKRGACLPLDEFVPSALKVDSFGADMLKLTTVDGKLYGVGLGLNSFSMFFDTVEFEKAGIPLPTPDLTWDEYAKLAVELAKSSGKGGGPYAARYNYVFDAWLRQRGKSVFAKEGVGLGFTVDDAKEWFDYWEKLRKAGGTVAADVQTLDQNTIDTNCLGLGKSVIGMAYSNQMIGYQLIIKNKLGITMLPREKKGGPSGHYYRPALIWSVGATTKQGEAAAKFISFFVNDLEAGKILGVERGVPMSPAVREAILPQLNPTEQETVKYVNLLKDQVGEYPPPVPMGATQFDQRVLRPTCDELAFERISVADAAAKLVEEGKATIKG comes from the coding sequence ATGCAGGTCAATCGCCGTTCATTCTTGATGGGAACCGCAGGTGCCGCGGCCGGCCTCGCCTTCGGCGCCGGCAGCTCGATCCCCGCATTCGCCGAGGACGCTTCGCTGCGCGCAATGTGGTGGGGCTCCAACGACCGTGCCAAGCGCACGCTCGACGTCGCCAAGCTCTATCAGTCGAAGACGCCTGGCGTCACCATCGTCGGTGAATCGCTTTCGGGCGACGGTTACTGGACGAAGCTTGCAACGCAGATGGCCGGCCGCGCGATTGCCGACGTTTTCCAGCTCGAGCCGGGTACGATCTCCGACTATTCCAAGCGCGGCGCCTGCCTGCCGCTCGATGAATTCGTTCCCTCGGCACTGAAGGTCGACAGCTTCGGCGCCGACATGCTGAAACTGACCACCGTGGATGGCAAGCTTTATGGCGTCGGCCTTGGCCTGAACTCCTTCTCGATGTTCTTCGACACTGTCGAATTCGAAAAGGCAGGCATTCCTCTGCCGACTCCCGATCTTACCTGGGATGAGTATGCCAAGCTCGCCGTTGAACTCGCCAAGTCCTCGGGCAAGGGCGGCGGCCCCTATGCGGCACGCTACAACTACGTGTTCGATGCCTGGCTGCGCCAGCGCGGCAAGAGCGTTTTCGCCAAGGAAGGTGTCGGCCTCGGCTTCACGGTCGACGATGCCAAGGAATGGTTCGATTATTGGGAAAAGCTGCGCAAGGCTGGCGGTACCGTCGCCGCCGATGTGCAGACGCTCGACCAGAACACCATCGACACCAACTGCCTCGGCCTCGGCAAATCGGTCATCGGCATGGCTTATTCCAACCAGATGATCGGCTACCAGCTGATCATCAAGAACAAGCTCGGCATCACCATGCTGCCGCGCGAGAAGAAGGGCGGTCCATCAGGCCATTACTACCGTCCGGCTCTGATCTGGAGCGTGGGCGCCACGACCAAGCAGGGCGAAGCTGCCGCGAAGTTCATCAGCTTCTTCGTCAACGATCTCGAAGCCGGCAAGATCCTCGGCGTGGAACGCGGGGTGCCGATGTCGCCGGCGGTTCGCGAAGCCATCCTGCCACAACTCAATCCGACCGAGCAGGAAACGGTCAAGTACGTGAATCTGCTCAAGGATCAGGTCGGTGAATATCCGCCGCCGGTGCCGATGGGCGCAACCCAATTCGACCAGCGTGTCCTTCGTCCAACTTGCGACGAGCTCGCCTTCGAGCGCATTTCGGTAGCCGACGCCGCGGCCAAGCTCGTCGAAGAGGGTAAGGCAACGATCAAGGGTTAA
- a CDS encoding LacI family DNA-binding transcriptional regulator, whose amino-acid sequence MTESKTRRPRQADIASLAGVSVSTVSRVLANEPGISESVRRHILKVAAEHGYPVKAASESTPGGLTLIASDGATGGLSVFYESIVEGLRAGAADAGMSFEVRLVREDRTTPDVVGEYLQTAEAEGLFLVGIDPSDTLRAWLEATGVPTVLVNGTDPRLRLDGVSPSNFFGAFEATSRLTKAGHRRILHLTGSHRHTIRERVRGFEAAIAAVPGAEGRLVPLTFQGSASREAHERTVAILAEDPGYTAAFCMNDFIAVGVLEAVTEAGLRVPEDFAIVGFDDLPCAVMTNPRLSTMRVDRAALGREAVSLMISRYRDRTAPARHICQAVVPVAGGTVPDTDKL is encoded by the coding sequence ATGACCGAGAGCAAAACCAGACGGCCGCGCCAGGCCGATATTGCCAGCCTGGCCGGGGTTTCCGTTTCCACGGTATCGCGGGTGCTCGCCAATGAGCCCGGTATCAGCGAAAGTGTGCGGCGGCACATATTGAAGGTCGCTGCCGAGCATGGCTATCCCGTGAAAGCCGCTTCGGAAAGTACTCCCGGCGGACTTACTCTGATTGCAAGCGATGGGGCGACCGGCGGCCTCAGTGTCTTCTACGAGTCGATCGTCGAGGGCCTTCGTGCGGGTGCTGCCGATGCCGGCATGTCCTTCGAGGTGCGTCTCGTGCGGGAGGACCGCACGACTCCTGACGTGGTCGGCGAATATCTGCAGACGGCAGAAGCAGAAGGGCTTTTCCTCGTCGGCATCGATCCTAGTGATACGCTGCGGGCTTGGCTCGAAGCGACTGGGGTACCAACTGTTCTCGTCAACGGCACCGATCCGCGTCTGCGCCTCGATGGCGTGTCGCCCTCCAATTTCTTCGGTGCTTTCGAGGCGACAAGCCGGCTCACGAAAGCCGGCCATCGTCGCATTCTGCATCTGACCGGCTCGCATCGTCACACGATCCGCGAACGTGTGCGCGGCTTTGAAGCGGCGATTGCTGCGGTTCCTGGTGCCGAAGGCCGGCTCGTGCCGCTAACCTTCCAGGGTAGCGCCAGCCGCGAGGCGCATGAACGCACGGTCGCGATACTTGCGGAAGATCCAGGTTATACGGCCGCTTTCTGCATGAATGATTTCATCGCTGTCGGCGTTCTTGAAGCTGTCACCGAAGCAGGGCTTCGTGTTCCCGAGGATTTCGCGATCGTCGGTTTCGATGATCTTCCCTGCGCTGTGATGACCAATCCCCGGCTTTCCACCATGCGCGTCGATCGCGCCGCCCTCGGCCGCGAGGCCGTGTCCCTGATGATTTCCCGCTACCGCGACAGGACCGCGCCGGCCCGCCATATCTGCCAGGCGGTCGTTCCCGTTGCCGGAGGCACCGTTCCCGATACCGACAAGCTGTGA
- the galE gene encoding UDP-glucose 4-epimerase GalE, with translation MPGYILVTGGAGFIGSHICKALARAGMVPVTYDNLSTGHIDSVRWGPLIQADIADGARLRQVMAEYAPDCVIHCGANAYVGESVEKPSIYFRNNVIGSLTLLDACLDRNIDRIVFSSSCATYGIPELLPISEKTPQHPVNPYGRTKLIFEMALEDYAAAYGIRFVALRYFNAAGADPEGQLAEQHYPETHLIPRALLAASGRIGNLDIFGTDYETEDGTCVRDYIHVSDLSEAHLAAVRHLLAGGNSLSVNLGSGRGTSIGEILDAVKRKTGHKVPVRYQPRRAGDPPALFADTKKARLALDFTPAPSDIDTIIRTAGPTFGLEVIA, from the coding sequence ATGCCCGGCTACATCCTGGTTACGGGTGGCGCCGGCTTCATCGGCAGCCACATCTGCAAGGCACTTGCGCGCGCCGGTATGGTTCCGGTCACCTATGATAATCTCTCGACCGGACACATTGATAGTGTCCGGTGGGGGCCGCTGATCCAGGCGGACATCGCCGATGGTGCAAGGCTGCGACAGGTCATGGCGGAGTACGCGCCGGATTGTGTCATCCATTGCGGTGCCAACGCCTATGTCGGTGAATCCGTCGAAAAGCCGAGCATCTATTTTCGCAACAACGTCATCGGCAGCCTGACGCTGCTGGACGCCTGCCTCGATCGCAATATCGACAGGATTGTTTTTTCCAGCAGTTGCGCGACCTACGGCATACCGGAGCTGCTGCCAATCAGCGAGAAAACGCCGCAACATCCGGTCAATCCCTATGGCAGAACCAAGCTGATCTTCGAAATGGCGCTGGAGGATTATGCCGCAGCCTACGGCATCCGCTTTGTCGCCCTTCGTTACTTCAATGCCGCCGGCGCCGATCCGGAGGGCCAGCTTGCTGAACAGCACTATCCCGAAACTCATCTGATCCCGCGTGCTCTTCTCGCTGCCAGCGGCCGGATCGGCAACCTCGACATTTTCGGCACGGATTATGAGACCGAAGACGGCACCTGCGTCAGGGATTACATCCATGTCAGCGATCTCTCAGAGGCGCATCTCGCCGCCGTTCGCCATCTCCTGGCCGGCGGCAACTCGCTGAGCGTCAATCTGGGCTCCGGCCGCGGCACGTCGATCGGCGAGATCCTCGATGCCGTCAAACGAAAGACCGGCCACAAGGTGCCGGTGCGCTATCAGCCGCGCCGTGCAGGCGATCCGCCGGCTCTTTTTGCTGATACGAAAAAGGCCCGCTTGGCGCTGGATTTCACACCGGCGCCTTCGGATATCGATACGATCATCCGCACGGCCGGCCCGACTTTCGGACTGGAGGTGATTGCGTGA
- a CDS encoding IS630 family transposase (programmed frameshift), translating to MARALSDDLRLRVLKASAAGMSARQAAVRFGVGISTAIRWIARAKDGEPTPRPQGWRRPSALDAHAAFVVEMIDDRKDVTLDEMVERLCVERQVGISRSALGAWLRSRGWTFKKKSAHALEQDRPDVLKRRRAWFDGQLDLDPEKLIFIDETGLSTKMARLRGRAMRGERCRAGVPHGHWKTMTFTGALRLSGMTAPFVYDGAMNGNVFLAYVEQVLLPTLKIGDVVIMDNLPAHKTAGVRDAIERAGAKLMFLPPYSPDFNPIENAFSKLKAMLRARAERKIDALWDAVGALMPRFTTAECANYFKAAGYDPD from the exons ATGGCACGAGCACTGAGCGACGATCTTCGATTACGCGTATTGAAAGCGTCTGCGGCTGGCATGTCAGCGCGGCAGGCGGCTGTCCGGTTCGGGGTTGGGATTTCGACGGCAATCCGGTGGATCGCGAGAGCGAAAGACGGCGAGCCGACCCCCCGGCCGCAAGGTTGGAGACGACCGTCGGCTCTCGACGCACACGCGGCTTTCGTTGTCGAGATGATCGACGATCGCAAGGACGTGACGCTGGATGAAATGGTCGAGCGTCTGTGCGTTGAGCGGCAGGTCGGCATCAGCCGGAGTGCGCTCGGTGCTTGGCTGCGAAGCCGCGGGTGGACGTTTA AAAAAAAGTCCGCACATGCATTGGAGCAGGATCGACCAGATGTCTTGAAGCGGCGGCGAGCCTGGTTTGATGGCCAGCTCGATCTCGATCCAGAAAAGCTGATCTTTATAGACGAGACCGGTCTGTCGACCAAAATGGCGCGCCTGCGCGGACGCGCAATGCGAGGCGAGCGTTGTCGAGCAGGTGTGCCGCATGGCCATTGGAAGACTATGACTTTCACTGGAGCGTTGCGCCTCAGCGGAATGACCGCCCCCTTCGTCTACGATGGCGCGATGAACGGCAACGTCTTCCTTGCTTATGTCGAACAGGTGCTGCTGCCCACCCTGAAAATCGGCGACGTGGTTATTATGGATAACCTGCCTGCGCACAAAACAGCCGGTGTCCGCGATGCCATCGAGCGCGCCGGCGCCAAACTCATGTTCCTGCCGCCCTACAGTCCTGACTTCAATCCCATTGAGAACGCATTCTCCAAATTGAAAGCCATGTTGCGGGCTCGGGCGGAGCGAAAGATCGACGCTTTGTGGGATGCGGTGGGCGCCTTGATGCCTCGCTTCACGACGGCAGAATGCGCCAACTACTTCAAGGCCGCGGGATATGACCCAGATTAA
- a CDS encoding Gfo/Idh/MocA family protein — protein MEKRRFALIGTGNRGTTMWGKDLLAGWREHVDLTAIVEKNSLRGERARTMIGSNAPLYENIDAMLTEQKPDLVIVCTPDHTHDDIIVRALESGIDVITEKPMTTTVEKIRRILDAEKRTGRRVDVSFNYRYAPTAAKIKELLNSGEIGRVTSVDFHWYLNTKHGADYFRRWHAYTENSGSLFVHKATHHFDLLNWYLDSDPDAVTSFADLQNYGRKGPFSGPRCKLCSHTQDCDYYLDLEGDPFLDTLYEDPSKIDGYFRDGCVFREDIDIPDTMAVSIRYRNNVHVSYSLNTFQPIEGHHLAFNGTKGRIEIRQYEAQPWEEPREDTILLIRNFPHGKEAVERIKVPHSSGGHYGGDDRMRNMIFKPDMQDKLAQRAGTRAGAMSVLCGIAALTSSRSGKVVNISDLMPELANDGSPNSLKAS, from the coding sequence ATGGAGAAGCGCCGTTTTGCCCTGATCGGCACCGGTAACCGTGGCACCACAATGTGGGGCAAGGACCTTTTGGCTGGCTGGCGCGAGCATGTCGACCTGACTGCGATCGTCGAGAAGAATTCGCTGCGCGGCGAGCGTGCCCGCACCATGATCGGCAGCAATGCGCCGCTTTATGAAAACATCGATGCGATGCTGACGGAGCAGAAGCCGGATCTGGTGATCGTCTGCACGCCCGACCATACGCATGACGATATCATCGTGCGTGCCTTGGAATCCGGTATCGACGTGATCACCGAGAAGCCGATGACCACTACGGTCGAAAAGATTCGCCGAATCCTGGATGCCGAAAAGCGTACCGGCCGCCGGGTCGACGTTTCCTTCAACTATCGCTATGCGCCAACGGCAGCCAAGATCAAGGAACTCCTGAATTCCGGCGAGATTGGCCGCGTCACCTCGGTCGATTTCCATTGGTACCTCAACACCAAGCATGGCGCCGATTATTTCCGCCGCTGGCATGCCTATACGGAAAATTCCGGCAGTCTCTTCGTTCACAAGGCGACGCATCATTTCGACCTTTTGAACTGGTACCTCGATAGCGATCCTGACGCCGTGACCTCCTTTGCCGACTTGCAGAATTACGGCCGCAAGGGACCCTTCAGCGGCCCGCGCTGCAAGCTCTGTTCGCACACGCAGGACTGCGACTACTATCTCGATCTCGAAGGGGATCCCTTCCTCGACACGCTCTATGAAGATCCCTCGAAGATCGATGGCTATTTCCGCGATGGCTGCGTTTTCCGCGAAGACATCGACATTCCCGATACGATGGCCGTTTCCATCCGCTATCGCAACAATGTCCATGTTTCCTATTCTCTGAACACGTTCCAGCCGATCGAAGGTCATCATCTGGCTTTCAACGGCACCAAAGGTCGCATCGAGATCCGCCAGTATGAGGCGCAGCCCTGGGAAGAGCCGAGGGAAGACACGATCCTGCTGATTCGCAACTTCCCGCATGGCAAGGAAGCGGTCGAACGCATCAAGGTGCCGCATTCCTCGGGCGGCCACTATGGCGGCGACGACCGGATGCGCAACATGATCTTCAAGCCCGACATGCAGGACAAACTCGCGCAGCGGGCCGGTACGCGCGCCGGCGCCATGTCCGTGCTTTGCGGCATCGCAGCGCTGACGAGCTCGCGCAGCGGCAAGGTCGTCAACATTTCCGACCTTATGCCGGAGCTTGCCAATGACGGTTCGCCGAACTCCCTAAAGGCGTCGTAA
- a CDS encoding hydroxyacid dehydrogenase, with amino-acid sequence MNKPAIVLAMQPSRTEHILPEKTLRRLDRMGRLLDAEPLQRFDDERAKRLLSEAEILITGWGAPYVGREVLALAPKLKLVVHAAGTVKGIVDPCIFEAGIAVSHAAEANAVPVAEFTLAAIIFAGKHVFRFRDLYVADRHRDRTYPMQREAIGNYCRTVGIIGASRIGRRVIDLLKPFDYQVLLSDPTIDADQARGMDVQKVELDDLMRRSDIVSVHAPSLPSTHHMINATKLALMKDGATLINTARGALIDEVALLAVLKTGRIDAVIDVTDPEIPGPNSAFYDLPNVFLTPHIAGAVGLERARLGEMAADEAERFVKGEPLLHGLTLESLENTA; translated from the coding sequence ATGAACAAGCCAGCCATCGTCCTTGCCATGCAGCCCTCCCGCACGGAACATATCCTGCCGGAAAAGACCCTTCGCCGGCTGGATCGCATGGGACGTCTTCTCGATGCCGAACCGCTCCAGCGCTTCGATGATGAACGGGCAAAACGCCTGCTGTCCGAGGCGGAAATCCTGATCACCGGTTGGGGTGCGCCCTATGTCGGTCGCGAGGTTCTGGCACTTGCTCCAAAGCTGAAGCTCGTCGTTCATGCGGCAGGAACGGTAAAAGGCATCGTCGACCCCTGCATTTTTGAAGCCGGCATCGCGGTCAGCCATGCGGCCGAGGCCAATGCGGTGCCGGTCGCCGAATTCACGCTGGCCGCGATCATTTTCGCCGGCAAACATGTCTTCCGCTTTCGCGACCTCTATGTTGCCGACCGGCATCGCGACCGGACCTATCCCATGCAGCGCGAGGCCATCGGCAATTATTGCCGCACGGTCGGCATCATCGGTGCTTCACGTATCGGTCGCCGCGTCATCGATCTGTTGAAGCCTTTCGATTATCAGGTGCTGCTATCAGATCCGACCATCGACGCCGATCAGGCGCGCGGGATGGACGTTCAGAAGGTCGAGCTCGACGATCTCATGCGCCGGTCGGATATCGTTTCCGTCCATGCGCCTTCGCTGCCCTCCACCCATCATATGATCAATGCCACGAAGCTGGCGCTGATGAAGGACGGCGCCACGCTGATCAATACCGCGCGCGGTGCGTTGATCGATGAGGTTGCCTTGCTGGCTGTGCTGAAAACCGGTCGTATCGACGCCGTCATCGACGTGACCGATCCCGAAATACCGGGACCGAATTCGGCTTTCTATGATCTGCCCAACGTCTTCCTGACGCCGCATATTGCCGGTGCGGTCGGCCTGGAGCGCGCCCGTCTCGGTGAAATGGCAGCGGATGAGGCTGAACGCTTCGTCAAGGGCGAGCCACTGCTTCACGGGCTCACCCTCGAAAGCCTGGAAAATACTGCCTGA
- a CDS encoding IS701 family transposase has translation MSVAGWSGSVLAWHRELDALKVRLGSVFGRRELRASCGAFLDGLLSGVERKTGWLMAEQAGLERPYRMQSLLGRSHWDADALRDTVRAYAIESLGDADGVLVVDETGFLKKGAHSVGVARQYSGTAGRIENCQIGVFLAYASRYGQTLIDRQLYLPKEWAEDEARRASAHVPQSQAFATKPAIAAKLIADALDAGVPCAWVLADALYGSDSKLRRMLESRGQPYVLAVRSNQCLRFVREQGIEQTDPETMADELKPEVWQSHAAGEGAKGLRLYDWARIPLSSRPDPQWERWLLIRRSRREPDARAYYFVFAPAGTELSELAGAAGLRWTVEECFQRAKDDLGLDHCEARSWHAWKRHMTLVMAAAAFLAKLGADLRRTAAGKPNETSPNPPIAA, from the coding sequence ATGTCGGTTGCGGGTTGGTCCGGGTCGGTTCTGGCGTGGCATCGTGAGCTCGATGCCTTGAAGGTGCGGTTGGGCTCGGTCTTTGGTCGCCGAGAATTGCGCGCATCGTGCGGTGCCTTTCTGGATGGGTTGTTGTCGGGAGTAGAGCGCAAGACTGGCTGGCTGATGGCGGAACAGGCAGGACTGGAGCGCCCTTATCGGATGCAATCGCTGCTGGGGCGCAGCCATTGGGATGCTGACGCATTGCGCGATACGGTTCGCGCTTATGCAATAGAGTCTCTCGGTGACGCGGACGGCGTTCTTGTGGTCGATGAGACCGGCTTCCTGAAGAAAGGCGCCCATTCAGTCGGTGTCGCACGACAATATTCCGGCACGGCCGGCCGGATCGAGAACTGTCAGATCGGTGTTTTCCTTGCCTATGCAAGCCGCTACGGTCAGACCCTGATCGATCGGCAACTTTATCTACCGAAGGAGTGGGCCGAGGATGAAGCCCGCCGTGCTTCGGCTCACGTCCCCCAGTCCCAAGCCTTCGCGACCAAACCGGCCATTGCAGCCAAGCTCATTGCCGATGCGCTGGATGCCGGCGTGCCTTGTGCCTGGGTATTGGCGGATGCGCTTTATGGTTCGGATTCCAAGCTGCGCCGGATGCTGGAAAGCCGTGGCCAGCCTTATGTTCTGGCAGTGCGCTCCAATCAATGCCTGCGCTTTGTGCGTGAGCAAGGGATCGAGCAGACCGATCCCGAAACGATGGCTGATGAGTTGAAACCGGAGGTTTGGCAGAGCCATGCAGCAGGCGAAGGTGCCAAGGGTCTTCGGCTTTATGATTGGGCCCGTATTCCTCTCAGCTCTCGCCCGGATCCACAATGGGAGCGCTGGCTTCTGATCCGGCGCAGCCGACGCGAACCCGATGCGCGCGCCTATTACTTTGTCTTTGCGCCCGCCGGTACCGAATTGAGCGAATTGGCGGGCGCTGCCGGGCTGCGTTGGACCGTGGAAGAATGCTTCCAGCGTGCGAAGGACGATCTCGGCCTGGATCATTGCGAAGCGCGATCCTGGCATGCTTGGAAGCGGCACATGACGCTCGTCATGGCAGCCGCTGCATTCCTCGCCAAACTCGGCGCCGATCTACGCCGCACCGCTGCTGGCAAACCGAACGAAACGAGTCCAAACCCGCCAATCGCCGCCTGA
- a CDS encoding DUF2264 domain-containing protein, whose product MTYDPASANPLAGNPLKTRTDMIRAVNDLFDPLLPFFSNGNARVRLDGTGAHFDRAAADLEGFARPLWGLAPLGAGKNDFAHWQRFAEGLANGCDPAHPEYWGTVNARDQRMVELAALGFALALVPEKIWEPLDKRARDNIIAYFKHVRQFDYADNNWKFFRIFVDIALDRLGADFDRSLTKQYLEELEGFYIGDGWYRDGNIRRIDHYIPFAMHFYGLIYSKLVDDEYAKRYRERAVLFAKDFRHWFAPDGATIPFGRSLTYRFACAGFWSALAFADLEALPWGEVKHLCLAHLRWWRDKPIASHDGVLTIGFGYPNLLMSESYNSAGSPYWAFKAFLPLAIPEDHPFWTAEEKLPDQAPEVVPQRHPGMVMMRAGNDVVALSSGQENLQMRFGTEKYAKFAYSARYGFSVEADERAFALSAFDSALAFSDDGLHYRVRETNEEARIAGDVLYSRWSAFKDVTVETWLVPSAPWHIRVHRIRTPRPLQTAEGGFAIARRDLDADTLSAAQGSAYAIGEADFSGIVDLGSSIKRSGLAQKALPNTNMIVAKTLVPQLRGEIPAGETVLMTAVVALNDPAAVSGAWTAPPKAPDIAVLEKLVKDKGVTVSAIEAPGHMA is encoded by the coding sequence ATGACCTATGATCCCGCCAGCGCCAACCCGCTTGCAGGCAACCCGCTGAAGACACGTACCGACATGATCCGTGCCGTCAACGATCTCTTCGATCCACTGCTGCCCTTCTTCTCCAATGGCAATGCTCGCGTCCGCCTCGATGGCACTGGCGCTCATTTCGACCGAGCCGCTGCCGACCTCGAAGGGTTCGCCCGTCCGCTCTGGGGGCTTGCTCCGCTTGGTGCCGGCAAGAATGATTTCGCCCATTGGCAGCGCTTTGCCGAAGGCTTGGCGAATGGCTGCGATCCCGCCCATCCCGAATATTGGGGCACGGTCAATGCCCGTGACCAGCGCATGGTGGAATTGGCCGCCCTTGGTTTTGCTCTGGCGCTGGTGCCTGAAAAGATCTGGGAACCACTCGACAAGCGCGCCCGCGACAATATCATCGCCTATTTCAAGCATGTCCGGCAGTTCGACTATGCCGACAATAACTGGAAATTCTTCCGCATCTTCGTCGATATCGCCCTCGATCGCCTCGGCGCCGATTTCGACCGCAGCCTGACCAAGCAATATCTTGAAGAACTGGAAGGTTTCTATATCGGCGATGGGTGGTATCGCGACGGCAATATCCGCCGCATCGACCATTACATTCCCTTCGCCATGCATTTCTACGGCCTGATCTATTCCAAACTGGTCGATGACGAATATGCCAAGCGCTACCGCGAGCGCGCCGTACTCTTCGCGAAAGATTTCCGCCACTGGTTTGCACCTGACGGTGCGACCATTCCCTTCGGCCGCAGCCTGACCTATCGTTTCGCCTGCGCCGGCTTCTGGTCGGCGCTCGCCTTTGCCGATCTGGAGGCGCTGCCCTGGGGCGAGGTCAAGCATCTCTGCCTCGCGCATCTGCGCTGGTGGCGGGACAAGCCGATCGCCAGCCATGATGGCGTGCTGACCATCGGCTTCGGCTATCCGAACTTGTTGATGTCGGAAAGTTACAACTCCGCCGGCTCGCCCTATTGGGCCTTCAAGGCCTTCTTGCCGCTCGCTATTCCGGAGGATCACCCCTTCTGGACCGCGGAAGAAAAGCTGCCCGATCAGGCGCCGGAAGTGGTTCCGCAGCGTCATCCGGGCATGGTGATGATGCGTGCCGGCAATGATGTCGTGGCGCTCTCTTCCGGCCAGGAAAACTTGCAGATGCGTTTCGGCACGGAGAAATACGCAAAATTTGCCTATTCGGCCCGCTACGGCTTCAGCGTCGAGGCCGACGAGCGCGCCTTCGCGCTTTCTGCGTTCGACTCCGCACTCGCTTTCAGCGACGACGGCCTGCACTACCGGGTCCGCGAAACGAATGAAGAGGCAAGGATCGCCGGCGATGTTCTCTATTCCCGCTGGTCGGCCTTCAAGGACGTTACGGTCGAAACCTGGCTCGTGCCGTCGGCTCCGTGGCATATCCGCGTTCACCGCATCAGGACGCCGCGCCCGCTGCAGACGGCCGAAGGCGGCTTCGCGATTGCCAGGCGCGATCTCGATGCCGATACGCTTTCTGCCGCGCAGGGCTCGGCCTACGCGATCGGCGAGGCGGATTTTTCCGGCATCGTTGACCTTGGTTCATCGATCAAGCGAAGCGGCCTTGCCCAGAAGGCGCTGCCGAATACCAACATGATCGTTGCCAAGACGCTCGTGCCGCAGCTGCGTGGTGAAATCCCTGCTGGGGAAACAGTCCTGATGACGGCTGTGGTCGCGCTGAACGATCCGGCGGCTGTTTCCGGCGCATGGACCGCGCCGCCGAAAGCGCCCGATATCGCCGTTCTGGAAAAGCTGGTCAAAGACAAGGGTGTCACCGTCAGCGCCATCGAAGCGCCGGGACATATGGCATGA